The following coding sequences lie in one Bacillus sp. BGMRC 2118 genomic window:
- a CDS encoding MFS transporter has protein sequence MTKRKQSHFGFVIAGLLLSILMASMDNTIVATAMGTIVGELGGFDKFVWVTSAYMVAEMAGMPIFGKLSDMFGRKRFFIFGIIVFLIGSILCGTANTITELSIYRAIQGIGAGALIPIAFTIMFDTVPVEQRGKLGGLFGAVFGLSSIFGPLLGAYITDYISWEWVFYVNVPLGILAFVFIAFFYKESAVHTKQKIDWWGAITLVGAIVSIMFALELGGNEYEWDSSVIVSLLVSFAILSVIFVIIERNAEEPILSFPMFKNRLFMASNVIGLFSGMAFITASIYIPIYIQGVLGGTATNSGLVLLPMMLGSVVSATSGGFLMNKTSYRKILIIFTIILIAGIALLSTLGPESSRLLVTLYMIVTGLGIGATFSVLPNAAIHHFEPSMRGSVNSTVSFIRSLGMTLGITVFGIIQRNDFTTSLKEVFSGMGGPGMNSSMNDPRAILQPEARAQIPEHILDKITDVLSSSITFTFMWAIIPSILAFIGALIMTKDRLSESREYTQNQSMIDK, from the coding sequence ATGACGAAAAGAAAACAAAGCCACTTTGGATTCGTGATAGCAGGTCTCCTGCTTAGCATTTTAATGGCATCAATGGATAACACGATTGTTGCAACCGCAATGGGTACAATTGTAGGTGAGCTTGGAGGCTTTGATAAATTTGTTTGGGTAACCTCAGCTTATATGGTGGCTGAAATGGCAGGTATGCCTATTTTCGGAAAGTTATCCGATATGTTTGGTCGAAAGAGATTTTTTATATTTGGAATAATTGTTTTCTTAATCGGTTCAATCTTATGTGGGACAGCAAATACGATCACAGAGCTTAGTATCTATCGCGCTATACAAGGTATTGGAGCTGGGGCACTGATTCCAATTGCATTTACAATTATGTTTGACACAGTTCCAGTAGAACAAAGAGGAAAACTAGGTGGATTATTTGGAGCAGTGTTTGGATTGTCAAGTATATTTGGGCCATTACTAGGTGCATATATTACTGACTATATTAGCTGGGAATGGGTATTTTATGTTAATGTTCCATTAGGTATTTTAGCATTTGTTTTTATTGCTTTCTTCTACAAAGAATCAGCTGTTCATACGAAACAAAAAATCGACTGGTGGGGAGCAATCACATTAGTTGGCGCGATTGTTTCTATTATGTTTGCTCTTGAGCTTGGTGGAAATGAATATGAGTGGGATTCTTCAGTAATTGTCAGTTTATTGGTTTCTTTTGCCATTTTATCTGTAATATTTGTTATTATCGAGAGAAATGCAGAAGAACCAATTCTCTCATTTCCGATGTTCAAGAACCGATTGTTTATGGCCAGCAACGTAATCGGCTTATTTAGTGGTATGGCATTTATTACAGCATCTATCTATATTCCTATCTATATACAAGGAGTACTAGGGGGAACAGCTACTAATTCAGGTTTAGTTCTATTGCCAATGATGCTAGGCTCGGTTGTCTCAGCAACTAGTGGTGGATTCTTAATGAACAAAACAAGTTATAGGAAGATATTAATCATTTTTACGATTATTCTTATTGCAGGTATAGCGTTATTAAGTACTCTAGGTCCAGAATCCAGCAGGTTATTAGTCACGTTATATATGATTGTGACAGGACTAGGAATTGGTGCAACATTTTCCGTGCTACCAAATGCAGCCATTCACCATTTTGAACCTTCAATGAGAGGGTCAGTAAACTCAACAGTCTCATTTATACGCTCTTTAGGAATGACGCTTGGTATCACAGTATTTGGGATCATTCAACGTAATGATTTTACAACGAGTTTAAAGGAAGTATTTTCGGGGATGGGTGGACCCGGGATGAATAGCTCAATGAATGATCCAAGAGCTATTTTACAGCCAGAGGCACGTGCTCAAATTCCAGAGCACATTTTAGATAAAATTACAGACGTACTCTCTTCGTCAATTACATTTACATTTATGTGGGCTATTATTCCGTCTATACTAGCATTTATAGGAGCCCTCATCATGACAAAAGATCGATTAAGTGAGTCTAGAGAATATACACAAAATCAATCAATGATAGACAAGTAA
- a CDS encoding MFS transporter: MKEIFKNSTFVKLFLAAVTSQLGSTIGNMAFAFYLLDHFSEQPYLATLAELMYSLPTLLVFLFVGVLADRLDRQKIAEYSDWIRALLTLTLFLAVFINSVPLIFAILFLRSAISKFFYPAEAGLIQGILSKEQYQTAAGLNQMVFSLFMLFGVGLGALTYKTIGIYGALVIDSVSFIVSAFLIRACSIAIEARMPNGKSRLKDMNLKQTLADFKQGGRYILDRKLLLTIVSGFFIFGFINGGFAILPLFTMKFKLAPDNYEWYASLFAVFFGIGIFLGSSLCATIGKKFKPHTLIIFGVLMTVVSTAGMGFSNEIWVYLFFVFLTGLMIAPINVALAGWIPSLVDPSFMGRVNGWVDPLMMLAQSISLGLIALLFPKFIVSVDYIYYGIAVLMLVVGVYYSFTLPRYNRAEETDQIDGNVKPEIGV, from the coding sequence ATGAAAGAAATCTTTAAAAACTCAACATTTGTTAAGTTGTTTTTAGCAGCAGTCACATCTCAGCTGGGATCGACAATTGGTAATATGGCTTTTGCTTTTTATTTGTTAGACCATTTTAGTGAGCAACCTTATTTGGCAACATTAGCTGAATTAATGTATTCTCTGCCCACTCTTTTAGTATTTCTTTTCGTTGGTGTATTGGCAGACCGATTAGATCGGCAAAAGATTGCAGAGTACTCAGATTGGATTCGTGCCTTATTAACGTTGACTTTGTTTCTGGCTGTCTTCATAAACAGTGTCCCCCTCATCTTTGCGATTTTATTTTTAAGAAGTGCGATTTCCAAGTTCTTTTATCCTGCAGAAGCAGGGCTTATACAAGGAATACTATCTAAAGAGCAATACCAAACAGCAGCCGGCTTAAATCAGATGGTATTTAGTCTGTTCATGCTCTTTGGAGTTGGTTTAGGAGCACTGACGTATAAAACAATTGGGATATATGGAGCACTTGTTATTGATAGTGTCAGTTTTATCGTCTCTGCATTTTTAATTCGTGCCTGCTCAATTGCCATTGAAGCAAGGATGCCAAATGGAAAAAGTAGATTGAAAGATATGAATTTAAAACAAACACTTGCTGATTTTAAGCAGGGTGGAAGGTATATTTTAGATAGAAAATTATTGCTTACCATCGTTTCTGGTTTTTTTATTTTTGGATTTATTAATGGTGGCTTCGCGATATTACCGTTATTTACAATGAAGTTTAAATTAGCACCTGATAATTATGAGTGGTATGCTTCTTTATTCGCAGTATTCTTCGGTATTGGTATATTTTTGGGGAGTTCCCTTTGTGCAACTATAGGCAAGAAGTTTAAACCACATACGTTAATTATTTTTGGTGTACTCATGACCGTTGTGTCGACTGCAGGCATGGGGTTCTCAAATGAAATCTGGGTCTACTTGTTCTTCGTATTTTTGACAGGATTAATGATTGCTCCCATTAATGTTGCTCTTGCCGGGTGGATTCCATCTCTCGTTGATCCTAGTTTTATGGGAAGAGTAAACGGGTGGGTAGATCCTCTTATGATGTTAGCACAATCCATTTCTTTAGGATTGATAGCATTATTGTTTCCGAAATTCATTGTCTCGGTTGATTATATCTATTATGGAATAGCGGTGTTAATGTTAGTGGTTGGTGTCTATTATAGCTTCACCTTGCCAAGGTATAATAGGGCAGAAGAAACAGATCAGATTGATGGGAATGTAAAACCAGAAATAGGAGTTTAA
- a CDS encoding DUF2089 domain-containing protein, producing the protein MGIEVITTCPICEERLNVTKLTCGHCHTTIENKFEFPALFSLNKEQLQFIQTFILCKGSIKEVEKVLGISYPTVRNKLEEIISELGDPYQVNQEKAEEKKNILDRLGSGDISPEEAVKMLKKK; encoded by the coding sequence GTGGGTATAGAAGTCATAACAACATGTCCGATCTGTGAAGAACGGCTAAATGTTACAAAGTTAACATGCGGGCATTGCCATACAACGATTGAAAACAAATTTGAATTTCCAGCATTGTTTTCTTTGAATAAAGAGCAGCTTCAATTCATTCAAACTTTTATACTCTGCAAAGGAAGTATTAAAGAAGTAGAGAAAGTTTTGGGAATTTCCTACCCAACAGTGAGAAACAAACTAGAAGAAATTATTTCAGAGCTGGGGGATCCTTATCAGGTAAACCAGGAAAAGGCAGAGGAAAAGAAAAACATTCTGGACCGACTCGGCAGTGGGGACATTAGTCCTGAAGAGGCAGTAAAAATGCTCAAGAAAAAATAA